CTGTTGTGAAGAGCGCAGGTGATAACAGTGCAGATGTTCTTGGTGCCGCTTTTAAAGCGTTGACGGATAAACAAAAACGTGAACTTGGTGTAAGTTATGGTGTTGAAGTAGCAGGATTATTGAAAGGTAAATTAAAAGATGCCGGAATCCAGAAAGGCTTCGTTATCATGATTGTCAATGACCAGAAGATCTCTACACCCGAACAACTGGAGAAGTTGGTAGATAAGGTCTTGAAAGGAAATGCAGACGATCGTTACATCGTAGTAAAAGGTTTTTATCCGAACGGACGTACAAAAGTATATGCTATTGATCTAGCCGAATAATAAAATAAAGTTATATTCGTCTTATTTGGCGGGAAGATTGTTAAAGGTTTATAATTGGTCGGGTGTAGGGTGCACTCGACCAATTTTGTCAATAAAAATAATATTATCTTTGCACCCTGATATTTCTCAATTAAAAACATTGGATGAGACAGTTAAAGATCACAAAGTCCATTACCAATCGCGAAAGCGCTTCGCTTGATAAGTATCTTCAGGAAATAGGCCGCGAAGATCTTATTACAGTGGAAGAGGAAGTTGAATTGGCACAGGCAATTAAAAGAGGCGACCGGAGAGCATTGGAAAAATTAACCAGAGCTAACCTGCGTTTCGTCGTTTCTGTAGCTAAGCAATATCAAAACCAGGGGTTAAGTTTACCTGACCTTATTAACGAGGGTAACCTGGGATTGATTAAAGCGGCTGAGAAGTTTGATGAAACCAGAGGGTTTAAGTTTATTTCTTATGCAGTATGGTGGATTCGTCAGTCTATTTTGCAGGCTTTGGCAGAACAGTCTAGAATTGTTCGTCTTCCGTTGAATCAGGTAGGTTCGTTGAATAAAATCAGCAAAGCCTTCTCTAAATTCGAACAGGAAAATGAGCGTAGACCTTCTCCCGAAGAATTGGCAGACGAACTGGATATTCCTGTAGATAAGATTTCAGATACTCTAAAGGTATCCGGAAGACATATCTCAGTGGATGCACCGTTCGTAGAGGGCGAAGACAATAGTCTTTTAGATGTGCTTGTGAACGACGACGCTCCTATCGCTGACCGATCGTTGATGAACGAGTCATTGGCAAAAGAAATTGACCGAGCACTTGCTACACTGACCGAAAGAGAATGCGAAATAATCAAAATGTTTTTCGGTATTGGCTGTCAGGAAATGACATTGGAAGAGATTGGCGACAAATTTGGCCTCACTAGAGAGCGTGTCCGCCAGATCAAGGAAAAAGCAATCAGAAGATTAAGACAAGGAACACGTAGCAAGCTCCTCAAATCGTATTTAGGTTGACCTCGGGTAAAACCAAAGAGGTAAACAAAGCTCCATATCCAAAGGGATACGGGGCTTTTGTTTTTTATATATACTATAATATAGATAATACAGGTTGTTAAGAAAATACTTAAAGGTTGCTGAATATTTTTTTTTCGTACTTAATAACCAGTATCTCAGTGTTATACTCTGTATGTGGCGACTCTCTATGAAAAATAAAGCATGAAAAGTTTGGAGCGTATGTTGTAAAGCACTACTTTTGCATCCGCATTCGAGAGAGAACGGCACTGCAAAACATGATGAAAAACTTTTAGAAAAAACTTCCTAAAACATTTGGAAGTATAAAATAAAAGTCCTTATCTTTGCATCCACGTTCGCTAAAAATCTAGCGAGTGTAACAAAAAGAGTTCTTTGAAAGATTTACATATCAACAAGTAGTACAAGTATTAAAAATTAATACCGTCAAAAACTTGAAAATAAACTAACGGATTCTGAGCAAAGATATAAAACAATTTAAACAACGAAGAGTTTGATCCTGGCTCAGGATGAACGCTAGCGACAGGCTTAACACATGCAAGTCGAGGGGCAGCGGGGAGTAGCAATACTTTGCCGGCGACCGGCGCACGGGTGAGTAACGCGTATGCAACCTGCCTATCAGAGGGGAATAACCCGGCGAAAGTCGGACTAATACCGCATAAAACAGGGGTCCCGCATGGGATATTTGTTAAAGAGTTATCGCTGATAGATGGGCATGCGTTCCATTAGATAGTTGGTGGGGTAACGGCCCACCAAGTCCACGATGGATAGGGGTTCTGAGAGGAAGGTCCCCACACTGGTACTGAGACACGGACGGACTCCTACGGGGGAGGCAGCAGTGAGGAATATTGGTCAATGGGCGAGAGCCTGAACCAGCCAAGTCGCGTGAAGGATGAAGGATCTATGGTTCGTAAACTTCTTTTATAGGGGAATAAAGTGCTGGACGTGTCCGGTTTTGTATGTACCCTGTGAATAAGGATCGGCTAACTCCGTGCCAGCAGCCGCGGTAATACGGAGGATCCGAGCGTTATCCGGATTTATTGGGTTTAAAGGGTGCGTAGGTGGTTTTTTAAGTCAGCGGTGAAAGTTTGTGGCTCAACCATAAAATTGCCGTTGAAACTGGAGGACTTGAGTATGTTTGAGGTAGGCGGAATGCGTGGTGTAGCGGTGAAATGCATAGATATCACGCAGAACTCCGATTGCGAAGGCAGCTTACTAAACCATAACTGACACTGAAGCACGAAAGCGTGGGGATCAAACAGGATTAGATACCCTGGTAGTCCACGCAGTAAACGATGATTACTAGGAGTTTGCGATACACAGTAAGCTCTACAGCGAAAGCGTTAAGTAATCCACCTGGGGAGTACGCCGGCAACGGTGAAACTCAAAGGAATTGACGGGGGCCCGCACAAGCGGAGGAACATGTGGTTTAATTCGATGATACGCGAGGAACCTTACCCGGGTTTGAACGCATTTGGACCGGCCTTGAAAGAGGTCTTCTAGCAATAGCCATTTGCGAGGTGCTGCATGGTTGTCGTCAGCTCGTGCCGTGAGGTGTCGGCTTAAGTGCCATAACGAGCGCAACCCTTATCTTTAGTTACTAACAGGTCGTGCTGAGGACTCTAAAGAGACTGCCGGCGTAAGCTGTGAGGAAGGTGGGGATGACGTCAAATCAGCACGGCCCTTACATCCGGGGCGACACACGTGTTACAATGGCATGGACAAAGGGCAGCTACCTGGCGACAGGATGCTAATCTCCAAACCATGTCTCAGTTCGGATCGAAGTCTGCAACCCGACTTCGTGAAGCTGGATTCGCTAGTAATCGCGCATCAGCCATGGCGCGGTGAATACGTTCCCGGGCCTTGTACACACCGCCCGTCAAGCCATGGGAGTTGGGGGTACCTAAAGTCCGTAACCGGAAGGATCGGCCTAGGGTAAAACCGATGACTGGGGCTAAGTCGTAACAAGGTAGCCGTACCGGAAGGTGCGGCTGGAACACCTCCTTTCTGGAGCGAAGGATTCGTTATCAAGTTGGCTAAAGGTATTAGTTAACTTGTACTACGGTTGAATATGTATAAAATATAGATCATACTTACGATAAAAAGTAAGTAAGAGAGAAAAATGATGCTGAGGGCAACCAAGGCAAAGTTGACAGTCCTATAGCTCAGTTGGTTAGAGCGCTACACTGATAATGTAGAGGTCGGCAGTTCAACTCTGCCTGGGACTACAGAATCTCTAAGAAGGTACTGGGGGATTAGCTCAGCTGGCTAGAGCATCTGCCTTGCACGCAGAGGGTCAACGGTTCGAATCCGTTATTCTCCACATCACTCAGCAATGAGTAAAAGATCTTTGACATGATGGACAACGTAAAATAAAGTAACAAGAGCAAGCTGAAGATATATCAATCCGATTTACCGTATGGTAACCGGAAAAAAGAAAGTAAGCAAGGGCAGACGGTGGATGCCTTGGCTCTCGGAGGCGATGAAGGACGTGATAAGCTGCGATAAGCCGGGGGGAGATGCAAATAATCCTTGATCCTCGGATTTCCGAATGGGGCAACCCGGCAGGTTGAAGGCCTGTCACCTCGTAAGAGGGGCGAACATGGGGAACTGAAACATCTAAGTACCCATAGGAGGAGAAAATAAGAATGATTCCGCAAGTAGTGGCGAGCGAACGCGGAAGAGCCCAAACCGGTATTGTTTAGGCAATACCGGGGTTGTAGGACCACGTCGTGGCAAGAAATCAGGAAAGTGGAACGCTTTGGAAAAAGCGATCAGAGAGGGTGAAAATCCCGTACACGACTTTCTGACGAAGCCTAGTGGTATCCTGAGTAGCGCGGAGCACGAGGAATTCTGTGTGAATTAGCGGGGCCCATCCCGTAAGGCTAAATACTCCCGAGAGACCGATAGCGAACCAGTACCGTGAGGGAAAGGTGAAAAGAACCTCGAACAGAGGAGTGAAATAGACCCTGAACCCGTCTGCCTACAAGCGGTCGGAGCACTTTCGAGTGTGACGGCGTGCCTTTTGCATAATGAACCTACGAGTTACTTTCTCCGGCAAGGTTAAGTGATTCAGTCACGGAGCCGAAGCGAAAGCGAGTCTGAATAGGGCGGTATAGTCGGAGGGAGTAGACGCGAAACCAAGTGATCTACCCATGGTCAGGTTGAAGGTTAGGTAACACTAACTGGAGGACCGAACCGGTAAGCGTTGAAAAGCTTTCGGATGAACTGTGGGTAGGGGTGAAAGGCTAATCAAACTTGGAGATAGCTCGTACTCCCCGAAATGCATTTAGGTGCAGCCTTTATTTAGTATAGCATGAGGTAGAGCGACTGATTGGATGCGGGCTTCACCGCCTATCAAGTCGGATAAACTCCGAATGCGTGCTATATATTGATAAGGAGTGAGGGCGCGGGTGCTAAGGTCCGCGTCCGAGAGGAGAAGAATCCGACCATCAGCTAAGGTCCCCAAATAACAGTTAAGTTGAACTAACGAAGTCAGACTGCAGAGACAGCTAGGATGTTGGCTTGGAAGCAGCCATTCATTTAAAGAGTGCGTAACAGCTCACTAGTCGAGGAGTTTGGCGTGGATAATACTCGGGCATAAACTGTTTACCGAAGCTATGGATGTCGTAAGACATGGTAGGGGAGCATTCCAGCCGCGTAGAAGATAAGGGATAACCCTTGTTGGAGCAACTGGAAAAGCAAATGTAGGTATAAGTAACGATAAAGGAAGTGAGAAACTTCCTCGCCGAAAGACTAAGGTTTCCTGATCAACGTTAATCGGATCAGGGTAAGTCGGGACCTAAGGATAAGCCGAACGGCGATTCCGATGGAAGAATGGTTTAATATTCCCATACTACTTTATGGAGCGATGTGGAGACGGAGAAGTGACAGTCCTGCCATCTGACGGAATAGATGGTTAAAGGGTGTAGATGTCGATCGTGGTAGGCAAATCCGCCATGAGAGTCGAACCTGACAGTATACCGAGTACTTGTACAAGGTAATATGGATGTAAACAGGCTCCTAGAAAATCCGCTAAGCATATTTATAAAGTACCCGTACCGTAAACGGACACACGTAGTTGGGTTGAGAATACTGAGGCGCTCGAGTGATTCACGGTTAAGGAACTAGGCAAATTGACCCTGTAACTTCGGGATAAAGGGTCCCTACTGAAAGGTAGGGCGCAGAGAATAGGTCCAGGCAACTGTTTAACAAAACACATGGCTGTGCGAAATAGAAATATGAAGTATACAGCCTGACACCTGCCGGTGCTGGAAGGTTAAGAGGAGAAGTCATCGCAAGAGAAGCTTTGAATTGAAGCCCCAGTAAACGGCGGCCGTAACTATAACGGTCCTAAGGTAGCGAAATTCCTTGTCGGGTAAGTTCCGACCTGCACGAATGGTGTAATGATCTGGACACTGTCTCAACCGTGAGCTCGGTGAAATTGTAGTATCGGTGAAGATGCCGATTACCCGCGATGGGACGAAAAGACCCCGTGAACCTTTACTATAGCTTTACATTGAATTTGGGCAACTAATGTGTAGGATAGGCCGGAGACTATGAAGCAGGCACGCCAGTGTTTGTGGAGTCACCGTTGAAATACGGCCCTTTGGTTGTTTGAGTTCTAACTCGCGGTATGCGAGGACACTGTATGGTGGGTAGTTTGACTGGGGTGGTCGCCTCCAAAAGAGTAACGGAGGCTTCTAAAGGTACCCTCAGACCGATTGGTAACCGGTCGTAGAGTGTAATGGCATAAGGGTGCTTGACTGGGAGAGATACAACTCGATCAGGTAGGAAACTAGAGCATAGTGATCCGGTGGTTCCGCATGGAAGGGCCATCGCTCAAAGGATAAAAGGTACTCCGGGGATAACAGGCTGATCGCTCCCAAGAGCTCATATCGACGGAGCGGTTTGGCACCTCGATGTCGGCTCGTCACATCCTGGGGCTGGAGAGGGTCCCAAGGGTTGGGCTGTTCGCCCATTAAAGTGGCACGCGAGCTGGGTTCAGAACGTCGTGAGACAGTTCGGTCTCTATCTATCGTGGGCGTAGGATATTTGAGAGGCTCTGACACTAGTACGAGAGGACCGTGTTGGACAGACCCCTGGTTTACCGGTTGTACCGCCAGGTGCACCGCCGGGTAGCTAAGTCTGGATTGGATAAGTGCTGAAAGCATCTAAGTACGAAGCCAGCCTCAAGATGAGATATCCCTCAAGGGTCGTCGTAGACTACGACGTTGATAGGCTACAGGTGTAAGGGCAGTAATGTCGAAGCCGAGTAGTACTAATAGCCCGAGACTTTCTTTTTCCGGAGAAAGGGTTGATATATCTGAAGAATTGACAATTATTGATTCGCTCTATGGTTACGTTAAAGTAACGTTGTCCAAGTCAAACATCTTAAAAAGAAATTAAGGTGGTTATAGCGTTGGGGATCCACCTCTTCCCATTCCGAACAGAGAAGTTAAGCCCAACCACGTCGATGGTACTGCGTAAAAGTGGGAGAGTAGATAGCCGCCGTTTTATTCAGGCGAAAGCTGAAAGACAGAAAGGAGTTCATTCGAAAGAGTGGATTCCTTTTTTGTTTTATATGTAAATGTGTATTCCTAACAACAGGACCATACGAAACAGATCAATCGGGTTATCGATTATATCAATTCGAATTTTAATAAAAAAGTCCTGTTCATGCTTTAATGAATAGGACTTTTCCGTTTATAGTGAATGTTATAAAGAGTCGCTTAATACATATCTTAATTGATCCATCATCAAAGATATTTCAGTATCTTCTATGCCGGCTACAATCAAATCCGGAATATCTTGATTAAACTCTTCCTGGAATTTATAGAAGTCTCTGTTTTCTTTTTCTACAGCTTGCCTATAGAACTCTATGGCTCCCTTTATGTTTTGCAATGCCCATTCCGTATGGCCTGCGTTTAACAGGTCTTGTGTATTGGGTTGGTTGGCCAGTATCTTTTTATAGTAGTTGCGTGCCTGGTCATATTTACCGGTCAGGAATGAGCACCATGCGATAGGGCGCCATGCTTTATTGTTACTATCCAGATAGTCGACTTTATAAAAACATTTTAATGCTTCACTGTAGTTTCTGAGTTCCAGATAACAATGTCCTATACTAATCGTAATTGACAAATTGTCGGGGTTCAGTTTTTCGTATCTGCGATAATATTTTAATGCTTCTTCCGGTTCTTTTAGAGAACGATAACAACCGGCTATCCGTCGGATAACCCATTTGCTTCCTGGATTTAGAAGATCGGCTCGCAGGTAGGCTTCCAAAGCCCCTTGTAAGTCATTATTCATCTGCTTGCAGTAGCCTATCTTCTGGAAAAGAATATCACTCTCCTGATTTGTTTCAGCAAGCTGGTTGAATATAGTCAAAGCATCGCTGAAATAATTTTTACGCAGATAGTATTCAGCAATACTGCTTAAACTTTCTTCATCGGAAATATACGGACGCAAGATACTTAAATTGTGGAAGTCCAAAGGCATTGTGAAAATGTCGTTGAAGTCCAAATGGCCCGGATATATTTTGAAGAAACGGTATAAGTCCTGTATATACTGTCCAGTAATAGTTTCCAGTTTTCCCCGTTTGCTGATCAGTTCTTCCTTATTCTGCTGGATCATTTCAGAAGCCTGGCTGTCAAATTGATTCATCATCATTTTCTTAGCTTCTTCAGGCAGTTGCATCATGCTGAAATACAATGAATATTTGTCGGAATTACACATGAATGCAGCAAGAGTCATGGAATCCAACATCTGTTTTTCCCCATTATTTTGATTGAAACGGTCACCAAACGATGAATGTTCGGTGGTGAAAGGCAATAGCCAGTTACTTAATTCGCGGAAAAATGGGAAGCTTTTCAAATGAACGAATGTGGAGTGCATCACATCGGCACCTTCTTGCTGCAGTTCGCTGAATTCTTCCATCTTCTTTCCCAGTGAACTGTCGGCGAATATATTTTCCCATTCAGGATTCATTTCTTCTCCCAACTGTTCAGGTGTAATATCTTTCAGATTTATTTTATTACTGATCTTCGGGCTTAACTTCATCATCTCAGGAATGATCTCGTTCTGTAGTTTCCGAGTGATCTTCTCTGTTTCACGGGCCAGGATGAAACGCAAAGTGATCGTTCGTATGGCTTTTGTGAAGCCCGGAGTCTCTGAAAGGGCATCCAGTCTGTTGATTATTTGCGGATAGAGTGCCGTCCTTTTTCTGTAGACATATAATGTCAGCAGGATTGAAATTAATGCACGTACTTTAATTTCTTCATTTTCATGACCGGCAGCGTCGAACAGCAACATGAGCTTTTCTAGATCGAAAGCCGCCTGAAGTCCGAGCATCAATGATGAAACGATCTGGCAACCGGTTGTGAACGGAAGTTCGTTATCGAAAAGGATATTCTTTATTACAAAAGCTTCTTCGACCGTAAAAGGATCGGATACCCATATTTTGTTGAACAGGACCATCAGTATGGCATCGTATTCAGCATTGTTGCCTGTAGCATAATGTTTGCTGAGCTGGAGATGCAAGTTCTCGAACGTCAAATTCGGTTGAACCTTCAGACTTCTGCGCCGGCTGTAAAAGGCTAGAGGAGATTCGACGGCCAGTGCTTTGTGCCTGATTCGGTCGGCCAGTTCGTACGAAGATGTTTGTATCTTGTTATATATTTGCTCCTGCATCGGATCTTTAGCACCTTCGATACGATAACGTAACATATATTTATAGGTATCCTGCAATTCATTCAGTTTATCCTGGAACGATAATTCGCGACTTCCGGATATGAGAGCCTGAATGGAATCAAAAGCATTCTTTAATTCCTTGCTATCTAATGAACCGATTATACGGTTGTATGCTTTATTTATTTCTTGTAGTGTCATATAATATTAACAACAAATGGTATGCCAAAAGTATAGTTTTTGACCTAAAATTCCTATCTTTGCACACCTAAAATAAATTAGCACATGAAGAATATCCGCAATTTCTGTATTATTGCTCATATTGACCATGGTAAGAGTACTTTGGCAGACCGGTTGCTTGAATATACCAAGACTGTCGAAGGGAAAGACTTACAAGCGCAGGTCCTCGACGACATGGATCTGGAGCGTGAACGAGGCATTACGATCAAGAGTCATGCCATTCAGATGAAATATACTTATAAAGGTGAAGAATATATCCTGAATTTGATTGATACTCCGGGACATGTGGACTTTTCGTATGAGGTTTCCCGTTCTATTGCAGCCTGTGAAGGAGCTTTGCTTATTATCGATGCTGCCCAGGGAATCCAGGCACAGACTATATCCAACCTGTATATGGCGATCGAAAATGACCTGGAGATTATTCCGGTAATGAATAAGATCGACCTTCCCAGTGCGATGCCGGATGAAGTGGAAGACCAGATCGTCGAACTGTTGGGCTGTCCCCGTGAAGATATTATCCGGGCAAGCGGAAAAACCGGCGAAGGGGTTTATGAGATACTGGATGCGATCATAGAAAAGGTTCCGGCTCCTAAGGGTGATCCGGAAGGACCGCTTCAATGTCTTATCTTTGATTCTGTCTTTAACTCATTCCGCGGTATTATAGCCTATTTTAAAGTCGTGAACGGTGTGATCCGTAAAGGTGATCATGTGAAATTCATCGCGACAGGAAAAGAATATGATGCAGATGAAGTCGGCGTATTGAAACTGGAAATGTCTCCGCGTAGTGAGATCCGGACCGGTGATGTGGGATATATTATTTCCGGTATTAAGACTTCCCGTGAAGTACGGGTAGGGGATACCATCACGCATGTAGCGCGTCCGGCTAAAGAGGCCATTGCTGGTTTTGAGGAAGTGAAGCCAATGGTTTTTGCAGGCGTTTATCCGATTGACAGCGAGGATTTTGAGAATCTGCGTGCTTCGTTGGAAAAGTTGCAATTGAACGACGCGTCTCTGACATTCCAGCCGGAAAGTTCGGCAGCTTTGGGATTTGGTTTCCGTTGTGGCTTCCTCGGATTGTTGCATATGGAGATCGTTCAGGAACGTCTGGATCGCGAGTTCAATATGGATGTGATTACAACAGTGCCTAACGTTTCGTATAAAGTATATGATAAAAAGGGAAATTGCCTGGAAGTTCATAATCCGAGCGGTTTGCCAGAACCGACTCTGATCGATCATATTGACGAACCGTACATCCGCGCATCTGTCATAACCAATACGACTTTTATCGGTCCGATCATGACACTTTGTCTGGGTAAACGTGGTATTTTGCTGAAACAGGAATATATTTCAGGTGATCGTGTAGAGATCCATTACGATATGCCTTTGGGTGAAATTGTGATTGACTTTTACGATAAGCTGAAAAGTATCTCCAAAGGATATGCATCTTTCGACTACCATATTCATGATTTCCGTCCGAGTAAACTGGTAAAACTGGATATTCTATTGAACGGTGAACCGGTAGATGCTTTGTCTACTTTGACGCATGTGGATAACAGTGTAACATTCGGGCGTCGTATGTGCGAGAAACTGAAAGAACTGATACCTCGCCAGCAGTTCGATATTGCTATTCAGGCTGCGATCGGTGCGAAGATCATCGCCCGTGAAACTATTAAGGCGGTTCGTAAAGATGTAACTGCCAAATGTTACGGTGGTGATATTTCGCGTAAACGTAAACTGTTGGAAAAACAGAAGGAAGGTAAGAAGCGAATGAAACAGATCGGAACAGTGGAAGTTCCGCAGAAGGCATTCTTGGCTGTATTAAAGTTAGATTAAAAATTGCGTCTTTAAAGGTGTATATATCGAAGCTATTAAAAATCAATCTATAGAAGGTGACATCGTAAACTCAATTCGACGTCACCTTTAAATTGTTGATATGTAATTCGATATTGTGCTATTCAGCTGTTTGGTCTTGATTTTTAGCTAAACTAATGCCACCATCTTCCAATGTAATAAGATGCTGTTTGTACAGCGCACCGATAGCTTGCTTAAAGCTTTTCTTACTGCATTGAAAAAGTGACTGAATGACTTCCGGATCACTTTTGTCGTGTACGGCGATAAATCCTCCTTGGCTTTTCAAAGATTCGAGGATCACTCCTGCCAGTCCATCTATTTTTTGATATCCCAATGGTGTCAGGCTGACATCTATCTTTTCATCTTCCCTGACTTCTTTGATATAGCCTTTCAGTTCTTCTCCTTTTTCCAGACGGCGGAAGACTTCGTTGTAGTACAATAATCCCCAATGCAGATTATTTATAATGACTTTGTAGCCGATATCTGTTTCATCGGCAACCAGCAAATTGACTTCCTGGTTGGGAGTATAGTCAGGCATGACATTGTCCAGGTACTTGTCAATACGTGCGGAAGCGACGATACGTCCTGTAATATGGTCGATATGAACATAAACCAGATACCATTTTCCTTCGCGCATCGGCATTTTTTGTTCTTTGAAAGGGACAAGCAGGTCTTTCATTAAACCCCATTCCAAAAATGCTCCCGTATTATTTACCGATTTGACTTCCATAAACTTAAACTCGCCAACGGTAGCCAAAGGATGGGCTGTAGTAGCAATAAGTCTGCCTTCATTATCATGATAGATAAAAACTTCCACTTCATCTCCCGGTTTCACGTTTTTGGGAACGTAACGAGCCGGCAGCAATATCTCTTTCCCATTGCCGCCATCCAGATAAACTCCAAAATCCAGGTCTTTTACTATCTT
This is a stretch of genomic DNA from Parabacteroides chongii. It encodes these proteins:
- the lepA gene encoding translation elongation factor 4, translating into MKNIRNFCIIAHIDHGKSTLADRLLEYTKTVEGKDLQAQVLDDMDLERERGITIKSHAIQMKYTYKGEEYILNLIDTPGHVDFSYEVSRSIAACEGALLIIDAAQGIQAQTISNLYMAIENDLEIIPVMNKIDLPSAMPDEVEDQIVELLGCPREDIIRASGKTGEGVYEILDAIIEKVPAPKGDPEGPLQCLIFDSVFNSFRGIIAYFKVVNGVIRKGDHVKFIATGKEYDADEVGVLKLEMSPRSEIRTGDVGYIISGIKTSREVRVGDTITHVARPAKEAIAGFEEVKPMVFAGVYPIDSEDFENLRASLEKLQLNDASLTFQPESSAALGFGFRCGFLGLLHMEIVQERLDREFNMDVITTVPNVSYKVYDKKGNCLEVHNPSGLPEPTLIDHIDEPYIRASVITNTTFIGPIMTLCLGKRGILLKQEYISGDRVEIHYDMPLGEIVIDFYDKLKSISKGYASFDYHIHDFRPSKLVKLDILLNGEPVDALSTLTHVDNSVTFGRRMCEKLKELIPRQQFDIAIQAAIGAKIIARETIKAVRKDVTAKCYGGDISRKRKLLEKQKEGKKRMKQIGTVEVPQKAFLAVLKLD
- a CDS encoding sigma-70 family RNA polymerase sigma factor, with product MRQLKITKSITNRESASLDKYLQEIGREDLITVEEEVELAQAIKRGDRRALEKLTRANLRFVVSVAKQYQNQGLSLPDLINEGNLGLIKAAEKFDETRGFKFISYAVWWIRQSILQALAEQSRIVRLPLNQVGSLNKISKAFSKFEQENERRPSPEELADELDIPVDKISDTLKVSGRHISVDAPFVEGEDNSLLDVLVNDDAPIADRSLMNESLAKEIDRALATLTERECEIIKMFFGIGCQEMTLEEIGDKFGLTRERVRQIKEKAIRRLRQGTRSKLLKSYLG
- a CDS encoding tetratricopeptide repeat protein; amino-acid sequence: MTLQEINKAYNRIIGSLDSKELKNAFDSIQALISGSRELSFQDKLNELQDTYKYMLRYRIEGAKDPMQEQIYNKIQTSSYELADRIRHKALAVESPLAFYSRRRSLKVQPNLTFENLHLQLSKHYATGNNAEYDAILMVLFNKIWVSDPFTVEEAFVIKNILFDNELPFTTGCQIVSSLMLGLQAAFDLEKLMLLFDAAGHENEEIKVRALISILLTLYVYRKRTALYPQIINRLDALSETPGFTKAIRTITLRFILARETEKITRKLQNEIIPEMMKLSPKISNKINLKDITPEQLGEEMNPEWENIFADSSLGKKMEEFSELQQEGADVMHSTFVHLKSFPFFRELSNWLLPFTTEHSSFGDRFNQNNGEKQMLDSMTLAAFMCNSDKYSLYFSMMQLPEEAKKMMMNQFDSQASEMIQQNKEELISKRGKLETITGQYIQDLYRFFKIYPGHLDFNDIFTMPLDFHNLSILRPYISDEESLSSIAEYYLRKNYFSDALTIFNQLAETNQESDILFQKIGYCKQMNNDLQGALEAYLRADLLNPGSKWVIRRIAGCYRSLKEPEEALKYYRRYEKLNPDNLSITISIGHCYLELRNYSEALKCFYKVDYLDSNNKAWRPIAWCSFLTGKYDQARNYYKKILANQPNTQDLLNAGHTEWALQNIKGAIEFYRQAVEKENRDFYKFQEEFNQDIPDLIVAGIEDTEISLMMDQLRYVLSDSL
- a CDS encoding CvfB family protein; translation: MLEIGKYNTLKIVKDLDFGVYLDGGNGKEILLPARYVPKNVKPGDEVEVFIYHDNEGRLIATTAHPLATVGEFKFMEVKSVNNTGAFLEWGLMKDLLVPFKEQKMPMREGKWYLVYVHIDHITGRIVASARIDKYLDNVMPDYTPNQEVNLLVADETDIGYKVIINNLHWGLLYYNEVFRRLEKGEELKGYIKEVREDEKIDVSLTPLGYQKIDGLAGVILESLKSQGGFIAVHDKSDPEVIQSLFQCSKKSFKQAIGALYKQHLITLEDGGISLAKNQDQTAE